In Bacillus sp. DX3.1, the following proteins share a genomic window:
- a CDS encoding type 1 glutamine amidotransferase family protein — MQTKKVYLYVFNTMSDWEYGYLIAELNSGRYFKKDLAPLKVVTVGANKEIITTMGGLSIKPDISLDECTLESKDLLVLPGGTTWREDIHQPILKKIGEALNLGTIVAAICGATEGLANMGYLDFRKHTSNNLEYIKMVCPNYKGEKFYEMGPAVSGENLVTASGVAPLEFAMEVLKKLDVFAPDTLHSWYNLNKTHKPEYFFQLMNSINR; from the coding sequence ATGCAAACAAAAAAAGTTTATCTTTATGTATTTAATACAATGTCAGACTGGGAATATGGATATTTAATTGCTGAACTAAACTCAGGAAGATATTTCAAAAAAGATTTAGCACCTTTAAAAGTAGTTACAGTAGGAGCTAATAAAGAAATTATTACTACGATGGGAGGACTGAGCATAAAACCAGATATTTCCCTTGATGAATGTACTCTTGAGAGTAAAGACCTTTTAGTTTTACCTGGAGGGACTACTTGGAGAGAAGATATTCATCAACCTATCTTGAAAAAAATTGGCGAAGCTTTAAATCTTGGCACTATTGTTGCTGCGATTTGTGGTGCAACTGAGGGCCTCGCGAATATGGGATACCTAGATTTTAGAAAGCATACAAGCAATAACTTAGAGTATATTAAAATGGTCTGTCCTAATTATAAAGGAGAAAAATTTTATGAGATGGGACCTGCGGTATCTGGTGAGAATTTGGTTACTGCATCAGGAGTAGCTCCTCTGGAATTTGCGATGGAAGTACTGAAAAAATTAGATGTATTTGCACCAGATACATTACATTCATGGTATAACCTAAATAAGACTCATAAACCTGAATACTTCTTCCAGTTAATGAATTCAATAAATAGATGA
- a CDS encoding multidrug resistance efflux transporter family protein produces the protein MKAIAAGVLASFFFAFTFIFNRAMDLQGGSWIWSASLRYFFMVPLLLIIVMYRGNLKQLFQYMKTNPKEWLLWSIIGFGLFYAPLSFAGSFGPGWLVASTWQITIIAGILLTPLFANDSLHKKIPVKELMMSGVILMGVVLMQVEHASSLGIRETVLCVLPVIVAAFAYPLGNRKMMQVCKGELDVFQRVLGMTLASLPFWFLLSGYGAVTAGLPSSDQVFQCFIVAISSGLIATVLFFFATDLVKDDPQKLATVEATQSGEVLFALLGELILLSAPLPSSLSWVGMSLVVVGMILHSYVAVFVKKEEKIPA, from the coding sequence ATGAAAGCAATTGCAGCAGGTGTATTGGCATCTTTTTTCTTTGCCTTTACATTTATTTTCAATCGAGCGATGGATTTACAAGGGGGAAGCTGGATATGGAGTGCTTCGTTACGATACTTTTTTATGGTTCCCTTACTCCTTATCATTGTCATGTATAGGGGAAATTTAAAACAACTCTTTCAATATATGAAAACAAATCCAAAAGAATGGTTGTTATGGAGTATTATTGGATTCGGGCTCTTTTATGCACCCTTAAGCTTCGCGGGATCATTCGGTCCAGGATGGCTCGTTGCCTCAACATGGCAAATTACGATTATTGCAGGTATTCTATTAACACCATTATTTGCAAACGATTCTCTTCATAAAAAAATCCCAGTCAAAGAATTGATGATGTCTGGTGTTATTTTAATGGGTGTTGTTCTCATGCAAGTGGAACACGCTTCTTCTTTAGGAATTCGTGAAACCGTTTTATGTGTCCTTCCAGTTATAGTTGCAGCATTTGCTTATCCACTTGGTAATCGAAAAATGATGCAGGTTTGTAAGGGAGAATTGGATGTTTTCCAACGAGTTCTAGGTATGACATTAGCAAGTTTACCATTTTGGTTTCTGTTATCTGGGTACGGGGCTGTTACGGCCGGATTACCATCAAGTGATCAGGTTTTTCAATGTTTTATTGTAGCGATTAGTTCCGGTTTAATTGCTACAGTGTTATTTTTCTTTGCGACTGATCTTGTAAAGGATGACCCACAAAAACTAGCGACTGTTGAAGCAACGCAGTCTGGTGAGGTACTATTCGCATTGCTTGGAGAACTCATTTTATTATCTGCTCCATTGCCATCATCCTTATCTTGGGTTGGAATGAGCCTTGTTGTTGTCGGAATGATTTTACATAGTTATGTTGCAGTTTTCGTGAAAAAAGAAGAAAAAATACCAGCGTAA
- a CDS encoding DinB family protein produces MKDLYLEQGMNPQVAILYATVRDTFNRLVDLVYDVGLEELVYKGPSGDENSIGQLLRHLAIVDLYWVYRLKNEPLPSKLQETYGPMLDENRELPQVANYSLEQLMQNYQEVQSMFYKECMNLKEEDLQREVFYEKGETATIRWGIWHIADHNRYHQAHIGRLRKLYQYEKVR; encoded by the coding sequence ATGAAAGATTTATATTTGGAACAAGGAATGAATCCTCAAGTCGCAATTTTATACGCTACTGTAAGAGATACATTCAACAGATTAGTAGACTTAGTTTATGATGTAGGATTAGAAGAATTAGTGTATAAAGGTCCAAGCGGAGATGAGAATAGCATTGGTCAACTTTTGCGACACTTAGCGATTGTTGATTTGTATTGGGTGTATCGTTTGAAAAATGAGCCACTTCCATCGAAGTTACAGGAAACGTATGGTCCTATGCTAGATGAAAACAGGGAATTACCTCAAGTCGCAAACTATTCTTTGGAACAACTTATGCAAAATTATCAAGAAGTCCAAAGCATGTTTTACAAGGAATGTATGAATTTAAAGGAAGAAGACTTACAGCGTGAAGTGTTTTATGAAAAAGGCGAAACTGCTACGATTAGATGGGGAATATGGCATATTGCCGATCATAATCGATATCATCAGGCACACATTGGTCGACTACGAAAATTGTATCAATATGAAAAAGTAAGGTAA
- a CDS encoding GNAT family N-acetyltransferase, which yields MIRILSECDAAKYWDLRLQALQINPEAFVTTYEEALKKENPIEQVTQNLQSHTSYTFGVFNESDTLLGVVTLLTEQKLAFKHKGHIVAMYVDAHSRGNGYARDLLQAVIEKAKELHIEQLCLGVVSNNESAKGLYKSIGFTTYGLEKRALKINNEYRDEEHMVLFL from the coding sequence ATGATACGAATTTTATCTGAATGTGATGCAGCAAAATATTGGGACTTACGATTGCAAGCATTACAAATCAATCCAGAAGCGTTCGTTACAACCTATGAAGAAGCGCTAAAAAAAGAAAACCCAATTGAACAAGTAACTCAAAATTTACAATCACATACTAGCTATACATTTGGAGTATTTAATGAAAGTGATACATTACTTGGTGTGGTAACACTATTAACCGAACAAAAGTTAGCCTTTAAGCATAAAGGGCATATTGTGGCGATGTATGTTGATGCCCATAGTAGAGGGAATGGGTATGCACGAGATTTATTACAAGCAGTAATAGAAAAAGCGAAAGAATTACACATAGAACAACTTTGTTTAGGCGTTGTTTCTAACAATGAATCTGCTAAAGGGCTTTATAAATCTATTGGATTTACAACGTATGGACTAGAAAAAAGAGCATTAAAAATAAATAACGAATATCGTGATGAAGAGCATATGGTGTTGTTTCTTTAA
- a CDS encoding nucleotidyltransferase domain-containing protein: MNGLEAAKKIVTSQFPNCDVALLGGSVARGEDTKTSDLDIVIFGHSLTSCYRESFLAYGWPVEVFVHNFTSYKDFFKSDCERGRPSLPQLVVEGIVLKDTEKIVTDLKKEAQQLLDKGPERWIEEVIKQKRYFITDMLDDFIGATKREEELFIANHLANLLHEFVLRVNGQWVGHSKWFFKTLKKYDEEFAADFVRAFDHFYKTGEKEELIIFVERVLEMYGGRLFEGFSIGK; the protein is encoded by the coding sequence GGTGGAAGTGTTGCAAGAGGTGAGGATACAAAAACATCTGATCTTGATATTGTTATATTTGGTCATAGTCTCACTTCTTGTTACCGCGAATCCTTTTTAGCTTATGGATGGCCAGTAGAAGTATTTGTACATAACTTTACATCGTATAAAGATTTTTTTAAAAGTGATTGTGAACGTGGAAGACCTTCTTTACCACAACTTGTTGTCGAAGGAATTGTATTAAAAGATACTGAGAAAATTGTAACGGATTTAAAAAAAGAAGCACAGCAATTATTAGATAAAGGACCTGAACGTTGGATTGAAGAAGTAATCAAGCAGAAACGATATTTTATTACAGATATGTTAGATGACTTTATTGGAGCAACAAAAAGGGAAGAGGAATTATTTATTGCAAATCATCTAGCAAATCTTTTGCATGAATTTGTACTTCGAGTAAATGGTCAATGGGTAGGACATTCCAAGTGGTTTTTTAAGACTTTGAAAAAATATGATGAAGAGTTTGCGGCGGATTTTGTTAGAGCCTTTGACCACTTTTATAAAACAGGTGAAAAAGAAGAACTTATCATATTTGTTGAAAGAGTGCTAGAGATGTATGGAGGCAGATTATTTGAAGGTTTTTCGATTGGGAAATAA